One genomic segment of Aliarcobacter cibarius includes these proteins:
- a CDS encoding YwbE family protein: MDPKKRINVKAGLKVNIVLKADQRTNKLTQGIVKDILTNSPSHPHGIKVRLQDGQVGRVQEIL, encoded by the coding sequence ATGGATCCAAAAAAAAGAATAAATGTAAAAGCAGGACTAAAAGTAAATATAGTTCTTAAAGCTGATCAAAGAACTAATAAATTAACTCAAGGAATAGTAAAAGATATTTTAACAAACTCACCATCTCATCCACATGGAATAAAAGTAAGATTACAAGATGGACAAGTAGGGCGAGTGCAAGAGATCTTATAG
- a CDS encoding tyrosine-type recombinase/integrase gives MKNETFALEIERFFGHFVNELKLTNKSKYTIISYNTTIKSFIAFIMQYEKSISFENLKKIDIMNFLEYKNQMLEKHSELEMSSKKLYITHLKTFFTFINENLDIDIKLSTIFKINIKLQKRTPKGVEKDDVKILENYLANLNFNSFIDIRSSLILKILLYTGARRGELEVLQTVNFIEDEELYVIHTIGKGDKERTLYIPKVYIQKELLYYINNGINYIASTKSGKVMDGSQIYRFLNNIYKKIGIKYSGAHILRHTFAKLMLAKDVNIVTVKELLGHASIQTTMIYTNPNQKEVQKAYLNAIKY, from the coding sequence GTGAAAAATGAAACTTTTGCTTTAGAAATAGAACGATTTTTCGGGCATTTTGTAAATGAGTTAAAACTTACTAATAAATCAAAATATACAATCATCTCTTACAACACTACAATAAAAAGTTTTATTGCATTTATTATGCAGTATGAAAAATCTATTTCATTTGAAAATTTAAAGAAAATAGACATTATGAATTTTTTAGAGTATAAAAATCAAATGTTAGAAAAACATAGTGAATTAGAGATGAGTAGTAAAAAATTATATATTACTCATTTAAAAACATTTTTTACATTTATAAATGAAAATCTAGATATTGATATAAAACTATCTACTATATTTAAAATAAATATTAAACTTCAAAAAAGAACTCCAAAAGGAGTTGAGAAAGATGATGTAAAAATATTAGAAAATTATTTAGCTAATTTAAATTTTAATAGCTTTATAGATATTAGATCATCTTTGATATTAAAAATATTACTATATACTGGAGCAAGAAGAGGAGAGTTAGAAGTTTTACAAACTGTTAATTTCATTGAAGATGAAGAGTTATATGTTATACATACAATTGGTAAAGGTGATAAAGAAAGAACTCTATATATCCCTAAAGTTTATATTCAAAAAGAATTATTGTATTACATTAATAATGGTATAAACTATATAGCTTCCACAAAATCAGGTAAAGTAATGGATGGTTCTCAAATATATAGATTTTTAAATAATATCTATAAAAAAATAGGTATTAAATATTCAGGCGCTCACATACTAAGACATACTTTTGCAAAATTAATGCTTGCAAAAGATGTAAATATAGTAACAGTAAAAGAACTCTTAGGACATGCAAGTATACAAACAACAATGATATATACAAATCCAAATCAAAAAGAGGTTCAAAAAGCTTATTTGAATGCTATAAAGTATTAG
- a CDS encoding PAS domain-containing sensor histidine kinase has protein sequence MDRYEYKNQLETLQKLSHIGLWEYDLKTNVLSWTDEVYNIFELDKNIFTPTYENFLKIIHPDDKKVVEDAYLKSIKNQTVYKQIHRLLMNDGRVKWVKDECVTQFDEKGVALYSKGAVQDITELTLAKLKAENEHDKLKAVFDNAPDLLWIKDPKGVYISCNKRFEELYGAKEKDIVNKTDYDFVDKELGDFFINRDKLAMNSNIPLSNFEELTFADGHKEYTQTIKSKIVDSKGEIIGVLGIGRDITELKVKELQLIEQQKELQSIYGTTKDGLAIVDMETNFIKVNKAFCDITGLSEEELLKTSSIALIGDENKEELVKSNINEIILKDSVDNFERVYVAKNRRINITLSATLMPDKNHILLSMKDVTKNKLFEEQSKLAAMGEMIGNIAHQWRQPLSVITTVSSNVKFHKEYDELKNYDVTSDMNTIMQQADYLSKTIDDFRNFIKNSKEINLISIKSVVEKTLSLLHAAMVNNGINVISNLNDDLEIEANENELIQSFINIINNAKDAENENVKNSDDKLIFVETLKEDSNLIVLIKDNGGGIPNTIMNRIFEPYFTTKHQSVGTGIGLSMTYKMLVERQHALINVYNEEYVYDNKNYKGACFKITFTP, from the coding sequence ATGGATAGATACGAATATAAAAATCAGCTTGAAACTCTACAGAAATTATCACATATTGGTCTTTGGGAATATGATTTAAAAACTAATGTTTTATCTTGGACAGATGAAGTATATAATATATTTGAGTTAGATAAAAATATTTTTACTCCGACTTATGAGAATTTTTTAAAAATTATTCATCCAGATGATAAAAAAGTTGTCGAAGATGCATATTTAAAATCTATCAAAAATCAAACAGTATATAAACAAATACATAGATTGTTAATGAATGATGGAAGAGTAAAATGGGTAAAAGATGAGTGTGTAACACAGTTTGATGAAAAAGGAGTTGCTCTTTATTCAAAAGGTGCTGTACAAGATATAACCGAGTTAACATTAGCAAAACTAAAAGCAGAAAATGAACATGATAAATTAAAAGCTGTTTTTGATAATGCACCAGATTTATTATGGATAAAAGATCCTAAAGGGGTTTATATCTCTTGTAATAAAAGATTTGAAGAGTTATATGGAGCAAAAGAAAAAGATATAGTAAATAAAACAGATTATGATTTTGTAGATAAGGAGCTTGGAGACTTTTTTATAAATCGTGATAAACTAGCAATGAACTCAAATATACCTCTTTCAAATTTTGAAGAACTAACATTTGCTGATGGGCATAAAGAATATACACAGACTATTAAATCAAAAATTGTTGACTCAAAAGGTGAAATTATAGGAGTTTTAGGAATTGGTAGAGATATTACGGAACTAAAAGTAAAAGAACTTCAGTTAATTGAACAACAAAAAGAGTTGCAATCTATCTACGGTACAACAAAAGATGGTTTAGCAATAGTAGATATGGAAACAAACTTTATAAAAGTAAATAAAGCATTTTGTGATATTACAGGACTTAGCGAAGAGGAACTTTTAAAAACATCTTCTATTGCTTTAATTGGTGATGAAAATAAAGAAGAGCTTGTAAAATCTAATATTAATGAAATTATTTTAAAAGACTCTGTAGATAATTTTGAAAGGGTGTATGTTGCAAAAAATAGAAGGATAAATATTACTTTATCAGCTACATTAATGCCTGACAAAAACCATATTCTTTTAAGTATGAAAGATGTTACTAAAAATAAATTATTTGAAGAACAAAGTAAATTAGCTGCTATGGGTGAAATGATAGGAAATATTGCTCATCAATGGAGACAACCACTAAGCGTTATTACAACAGTATCTAGTAATGTTAAATTTCATAAAGAATATGATGAATTAAAAAATTATGATGTAACTTCAGATATGAATACGATAATGCAACAAGCAGATTATTTATCTAAAACAATAGATGATTTTAGAAATTTTATAAAAAATTCAAAAGAAATAAATCTTATAAGCATAAAATCTGTTGTTGAAAAAACTCTTTCTTTATTACATGCTGCAATGGTTAATAATGGTATTAATGTAATTTCAAACCTAAATGATGATTTAGAAATTGAAGCTAATGAAAATGAATTAATACAATCTTTTATAAACATAATCAATAACGCTAAAGATGCTGAAAATGAAAATGTAAAAAATAGCGATGATAAATTAATATTTGTTGAAACATTAAAAGAAGATTCAAATCTAATTGTTTTAATAAAAGATAATGGTGGAGGAATTCCAAATACAATAATGAATAGAATATTTGAACCATACTTTACAACAAAGCATCAAAGTGTAGGAACAGGAATAGGGCTTTCTATGACATATAAAATGTTAGTTGAAAGACAACATGCTTTGATTAATGTTTATAATGAAGAGTATGTTTATGATAATAAGAATTATAAAGGTGCTTGTTTTAAAATAACTTTTACACCTTGA